The Medicago truncatula cultivar Jemalong A17 chromosome 4, MtrunA17r5.0-ANR, whole genome shotgun sequence genome includes a region encoding these proteins:
- the LOC11430616 gene encoding uncharacterized protein isoform X1: MSDLTFRVGETIESKTFITGYRGAWFRCKIVKIGKKDGVASYSLAYPDYPDQKISQIKVYQIPSHITKSKASKKELMVRPPFPTIYRESEKLDVNAFSEVIVIVNDEWKVGDLVDWFSDGCYWCGKVTEVFGNDKVQIDLLPPPLGEGSSYEALTKDLRPSLDWSPEKGWTVCMPTEEGCRCPARIMNPASSDGSVNVGQSSYRTVERREQRSSVGNSVDIEEAGSKSGGTSISSSHIMDASIENFERTASNSRCNDDDYPAKKMRSNLSLCLNSMSSNTMESAILDLEELVNKIKWLRAVLKSEVPLSGAKRPSWEFLQHHASCI; this comes from the exons atgtcTGACCTTACATTTCGAGTTGGGGAAACAATCGAGtcaaaaacatttataactGGTTATCGTGGTGCATGGTTCAGGTGCAAG ATTGTAAAGATTGGCAAGAAAGATGGTGTGGCATCCTATTCTTTGGCATATCCTGACTACCCTGATCAAA AGATAAGTCAAATCAAGGTGTATCAAATTCCCTCTCATATTACCAAGTCAAAGGCATCCAAAAAGGAATTGATGGTGCGACCTCCCTTTCCTACCATCTATCGTGAAAGTGAAAAGCTTGATGTCAATGCCTTCTCAGAAGTGATAGTTATTGTTAATGACGAATGGAAGGTTGGGGATTTGGTAGATTGGTTTTCTGATGGTTGCTATTGGTGTGGAAAAGTGACTGAAgtatttggaaatgataaagTTCAG ATTGATTTGCTACCACCTCCGCTGGGTGAAGGGTCATCGTATGAAGCTTTAACCAAGGACCTGCGCCCTTCTTTGGACTGGAGCCCAGAGAAAGGTTGGACTGTGTGTATGCCTACG GAGGAAGGATGCAGGTGTCCTGCTCGAATAATGAATCCAGCAAGTTCAG ATGGATCAGTGAACGTTGGTCAGTCTTCATACAGAACCGTGGAGAGGAGAGAGCAACGCAGCTCTGTTGGAAACAGTGTGGATATTGAGGAAGCTGGCAGTAAAAGTGGAGGAACTAGTATTTCAAGCTCACATATTATGGATGCATCAATTGAGAATTTTGAAAGGACTGCCTCAAACAGTCGATGTAATGATGACGACTATCCTGCTAAGAAGATGAGAAGCAACCTTAGCCTTTGTCTGAATTCCATGTCTTCGAATACAATGGAGTCAGCAATTCTGGACTTGGAAGAACTTGTAAATAAGATTAAATGGTTAAGAGCTGTGTTGAAGTCTGAGGTGCCTTTATCAGGTGCCAAACGCCCATCTTGGGAATTTTTGCAGCATCATGCGTCATGcatatag
- the LOC11430616 gene encoding uncharacterized protein isoform X2, with product MSDLTFRVGETIESKTFITGYRGAWFRCKIVKIGKKDGVASYSLAYPDYPDQKISQIKVYQIPSHITKSKASKKELMVRPPFPTIYRESEKLDVNAFSEVIVIVNDEWKVGDLVDWFSDGCYWCGKVTEVFGNDKVQEEGCRCPARIMNPASSDGSVNVGQSSYRTVERREQRSSVGNSVDIEEAGSKSGGTSISSSHIMDASIENFERTASNSRCNDDDYPAKKMRSNLSLCLNSMSSNTMESAILDLEELVNKIKWLRAVLKSEVPLSGAKRPSWEFLQHHASCI from the exons atgtcTGACCTTACATTTCGAGTTGGGGAAACAATCGAGtcaaaaacatttataactGGTTATCGTGGTGCATGGTTCAGGTGCAAG ATTGTAAAGATTGGCAAGAAAGATGGTGTGGCATCCTATTCTTTGGCATATCCTGACTACCCTGATCAAA AGATAAGTCAAATCAAGGTGTATCAAATTCCCTCTCATATTACCAAGTCAAAGGCATCCAAAAAGGAATTGATGGTGCGACCTCCCTTTCCTACCATCTATCGTGAAAGTGAAAAGCTTGATGTCAATGCCTTCTCAGAAGTGATAGTTATTGTTAATGACGAATGGAAGGTTGGGGATTTGGTAGATTGGTTTTCTGATGGTTGCTATTGGTGTGGAAAAGTGACTGAAgtatttggaaatgataaagTTCAG GAGGAAGGATGCAGGTGTCCTGCTCGAATAATGAATCCAGCAAGTTCAG ATGGATCAGTGAACGTTGGTCAGTCTTCATACAGAACCGTGGAGAGGAGAGAGCAACGCAGCTCTGTTGGAAACAGTGTGGATATTGAGGAAGCTGGCAGTAAAAGTGGAGGAACTAGTATTTCAAGCTCACATATTATGGATGCATCAATTGAGAATTTTGAAAGGACTGCCTCAAACAGTCGATGTAATGATGACGACTATCCTGCTAAGAAGATGAGAAGCAACCTTAGCCTTTGTCTGAATTCCATGTCTTCGAATACAATGGAGTCAGCAATTCTGGACTTGGAAGAACTTGTAAATAAGATTAAATGGTTAAGAGCTGTGTTGAAGTCTGAGGTGCCTTTATCAGGTGCCAAACGCCCATCTTGGGAATTTTTGCAGCATCATGCGTCATGcatatag
- the LOC11431382 gene encoding uncharacterized protein, which produces MMQPRRSPLYPFLFALISLHLQFLSGLADNNTSDSKKENKDVSAHVSSGSAGLKILIVFVGVLAVIAFGVFLFKLWQRKKREEQHARLLKLFEDDDELEVELGMRD; this is translated from the exons ATGATGCAACCTCGAAGATCTCCGCTTTACCCTTTCCTCTTCGCCTTGATCTCTCTGCATCTGCAATTCCTTTCTG GCCTAGCCGACAACAACACATCAGattccaaaaaagaaaataaggatGTGAGTGCACATGTTTCAAGTGGTTCTGCTGGTCTGAAGATACTTATTGTATTCGTTGGTGTGCTAGCAGTCATAGCATTCggtgtttttcttttcaaattatggcaaagaaagaagagagaggaaCAACATGCTCGTCTTTTGAAGCTGTTTGAAGATGACGATGAACTTGAGGTTGAACTTGGTATGCGGGATTAA